A region of Catenibacterium mitsuokai DNA encodes the following proteins:
- a CDS encoding cold shock domain-containing protein, translating into MTGKVKWFKAEKGYGFITVEGQSKDIFVHFSAINADGYKTLEEGQTVEFDVVEGDRGPQAANVTVVE; encoded by the coding sequence ATGACAGGTAAAGTAAAATGGTTTAAGGCCGAAAAAGGTTATGGATTCATTACAGTAGAAGGACAGAGCAAAGATATCTTCGTTCATTTCTCTGCAATCAACGCTGATGGATACAAGACTTTAGAAGAAGGTCAGACTGTTGAATTTGACGTTGTTGAAGGCGATCGTGGACCACAGGCAGCTAACGTTACAGTAGTTGAATAA
- a CDS encoding M42 family metallopeptidase encodes MNALKVMEFAKELLLIDSPTGYTKAVIDFYEREVKALGYETMHTNKGNLIVKVPGIGHYTKALCAHVDTLGLMVRSIKEDGTLAFTLVGGPIVPTLDGEYCKIVTRDGRTYTGTILSNSPSAHVYDDSKNAPRTDMTMHVRIDECVSSKKEVEELGIMPGDYICIDPKTTITPSGFIKSRFLDDKLSVAILYGLLKTMKEEFIIPRDTWYFLISTYEEVGHGCAYIPEEIEEVIAVDMGCIGKDLSCTERDVSICAKDSSGPYDYQMTTTLINLAKDNELSYAVDIYPFYSSDVSASLRGGQDIRGALIGPGVAASHGMERSHIDAVENTMKLLIAYMTKKD; translated from the coding sequence ATGAATGCATTAAAAGTAATGGAATTTGCGAAAGAACTGCTTTTAATTGATTCTCCTACAGGATATACAAAAGCAGTCATTGATTTTTATGAAAGGGAAGTCAAAGCCTTAGGCTATGAGACAATGCATACCAATAAAGGTAATCTGATTGTTAAGGTACCTGGTATCGGTCATTATACAAAGGCATTATGTGCTCACGTTGATACTTTAGGACTTATGGTCAGAAGTATCAAAGAAGATGGTACACTTGCATTCACTTTAGTAGGAGGCCCTATTGTTCCTACGCTAGATGGTGAATATTGTAAAATAGTAACAAGAGATGGCAGAACTTATACAGGAACAATTCTATCTAATTCTCCGAGTGCACATGTCTATGATGATTCTAAGAATGCCCCTAGAACTGATATGACAATGCATGTACGTATTGATGAATGTGTGTCATCTAAGAAGGAGGTAGAAGAATTAGGTATCATGCCAGGAGATTATATCTGTATTGATCCTAAAACTACAATTACTCCAAGTGGCTTTATTAAATCTAGATTCTTAGATGATAAACTCAGCGTAGCTATTCTATATGGCTTATTAAAGACAATGAAGGAAGAATTCATTATTCCTCGTGATACTTGGTATTTCTTGATTTCTACTTACGAAGAAGTAGGACATGGATGTGCTTATATTCCTGAAGAAATTGAAGAAGTTATTGCGGTGGATATGGGATGTATTGGTAAAGACTTAAGCTGCACTGAAAGAGATGTTTCTATCTGTGCGAAGGACTCTAGTGGTCCTTATGATTATCAGATGACAACAACACTTATTAATCTTGCGAAAGATAATGAATTATCTTATGCAGTTGATATCTATCCATTCTATAGTTCTGATGTCTCTGCATCTTTAAGAGGTGGCCAGGATATTAGAGGTGCATTGATAGGTCCAGGTGTGGCTGCAAGCCATGGTATGGAACGTTCACATATAGATGCAGTAGAGAACACAATGAAGCTGTTAATTGCTTATATGACAAAAAAAGACTGA
- a CDS encoding Sir2 family NAD-dependent protein deacetylase has protein sequence MKIIAFTGAGISKQSNIPTFMERPDVREKLFRSYAQRHHEEYNEVIRQLKANMNGAKPNDAHYALAEYHVPIITMNIDGLHRLAGSDALELHGGLPEDDEMDIAYSLYNKPVLYGDPAPNYQLAYEMVYTLQPGDVFLVVGCSFHTGISVDLRELAKSRGARIIEIQEDAAHNVRKVLKELTEE, from the coding sequence ATGAAGATAATCGCATTTACAGGTGCAGGAATATCTAAACAGAGTAATATTCCTACATTTATGGAAAGACCGGATGTCAGAGAAAAACTATTTAGAAGCTATGCACAAAGACATCACGAAGAATACAATGAAGTTATTAGACAATTAAAAGCGAATATGAATGGCGCAAAACCAAATGATGCGCATTATGCCTTGGCAGAGTATCATGTTCCTATTATCACAATGAATATTGATGGCTTACATAGACTTGCAGGTAGCGATGCATTAGAACTACATGGTGGTCTTCCTGAAGATGATGAAATGGATATTGCTTATTCTTTATACAATAAGCCAGTTCTTTATGGTGATCCAGCACCAAATTATCAATTAGCTTATGAAATGGTTTATACATTACAACCAGGAGATGTATTTTTAGTAGTAGGATGTTCATTCCATACAGGTATATCTGTAGATTTAAGAGAATTAGCCAAGTCTAGAGGAGCTCGTATTATTGAGATACAGGAAGATGCAGCTCATAATGTAAGAAAAGTGTTGAAAGAATTAACGGAAGAATGA
- a CDS encoding HAD family hydrolase has translation MIPLHKILQKEKGEEWTLEEVYHFASYPGMKAMEELEVNNPEEVYARWVKYVNEYQASPYEGMDDVLKILHEKLRFSVVSSKNKKQYDIDVVSLGLDDYMEVVALEDDTSKHKPDSELLLLCMERLGLSKEDVIYIGDAYSDLLASRNAGIDFAFAKWGSVESKDMSDSDYILEKVEDLLRIL, from the coding sequence ATGATTCCTTTACATAAGATTCTTCAGAAAGAAAAGGGGGAAGAATGGACTTTAGAAGAAGTCTATCACTTTGCCTCATATCCAGGTATGAAGGCCATGGAAGAACTAGAAGTCAACAATCCTGAAGAAGTATATGCAAGATGGGTAAAATATGTGAATGAATATCAGGCAAGTCCTTATGAAGGAATGGATGACGTATTAAAGATATTGCATGAAAAGTTAAGATTTAGCGTTGTCTCTTCTAAAAATAAGAAACAATATGATATTGATGTAGTTTCTTTAGGACTAGATGATTACATGGAAGTTGTTGCGCTAGAGGATGATACCTCTAAACATAAACCGGATTCTGAACTATTATTATTGTGTATGGAACGTTTAGGATTAAGTAAAGAAGATGTTATTTATATTGGAGATGCTTATTCAGATCTTCTTGCTTCAAGAAATGCAGGCATTGATTTTGCGTTCGCAAAATGGGGTAGTGTAGAAAGTAAAGATATGAGTGATTCTGATTATATCTTAGAAAAGGTAGAAGATTTATTAAGAATCCTTTAA
- a CDS encoding tRNA (mnm(5)s(2)U34)-methyltransferase yields the protein MLSMVEYVHERMHTYENLEIGVDFTMGNGHDTKALIECCKEVYSFDIQEEALIHTRELVGDKAHLIHDSHENFDHYVDTFDIGIFNLGYLPEGDHNITTTLDVTQRTLIKAVEHMKKVIFITCYIGHPQGKEEALWIDNYVSDLDTHTFNVSSFKMMNKKNAPYVIEIERK from the coding sequence ATGTTAAGTATGGTAGAGTATGTTCATGAACGTATGCATACATATGAAAATCTAGAAATAGGTGTAGATTTCACAATGGGTAATGGTCATGATACAAAGGCTTTAATTGAATGCTGCAAGGAAGTCTATAGCTTTGATATACAAGAAGAAGCATTAATACATACAAGAGAATTAGTAGGAGATAAAGCACACCTTATTCATGATTCTCATGAGAATTTTGATCATTATGTTGATACATTTGATATTGGTATTTTTAATCTCGGCTATTTACCGGAAGGAGATCATAACATCACAACAACACTTGATGTTACTCAAAGAACTCTTATTAAAGCTGTTGAACATATGAAAAAGGTCATCTTTATCACTTGTTATATTGGACATCCTCAGGGTAAAGAAGAAGCTTTATGGATTGATAACTATGTATCAGATTTAGATACACATACATTTAATGTATCAAGTTTTAAGATGATGAATAAAAAGAATGCACCTTATGTAATAGAAATAGAGAGAAAATAA
- a CDS encoding M15 family metallopeptidase: MRRRKRNYNYSPYRHRRRIRWDNVLKVVIPVVVVLVLVITFNFSRIRLAMKGYSWSQQSAVLKLTSDKVKMVIDDDYLDHLDSWLKHSKDVKYYADFEQYQSLHKKMKSADVVDTLTPLLDDQIPTLKKKGFTEKQIWAILKTADSDDLDYILDKGYSYNKMKNYMAVSGFKFQDLDKYEAAYKSSKNYNYAVLSTSYPFIGDSTKEATRHTITNPARYTTLVKKGLYLPSDYKPTDLVTPDKKYITKKCDHPKLRKEAYKAFLAMRKAGEQEGYYIMINSGYRSYREQNEIYKEYKQKWGELYAIQHVALPGASEHQTGLGIDMSSESVNEGKRLVFGDTSEYKWACKNAHKYGFVLRFADGTSKITGITQEPWHFRYVGKKAAKIMYENNWTLEEYCLYTGDLPALKS; this comes from the coding sequence ATGAGAAGAAGAAAGAGAAATTATAATTATTCTCCTTACAGACATCGTAGAAGAATAAGATGGGATAACGTCTTAAAAGTTGTTATTCCTGTAGTTGTTGTATTGGTATTAGTTATTACATTTAACTTTTCACGTATTAGATTGGCTATGAAGGGTTATTCATGGTCTCAGCAGTCTGCTGTATTAAAACTAACAAGTGACAAAGTGAAGATGGTCATTGATGATGATTATTTAGATCATCTTGATTCATGGTTAAAGCATTCAAAGGATGTTAAGTATTATGCTGATTTTGAACAATATCAGTCTCTTCATAAGAAGATGAAATCTGCAGATGTTGTTGACACATTAACACCTTTGTTAGATGATCAGATTCCTACTTTAAAGAAGAAAGGCTTTACTGAAAAACAGATTTGGGCAATCTTAAAAACAGCGGATAGCGATGATTTGGATTATATTCTAGATAAAGGCTATAGCTATAATAAGATGAAGAATTATATGGCTGTTTCTGGTTTTAAATTCCAGGATTTGGATAAATATGAAGCAGCTTATAAATCAAGTAAGAATTATAACTATGCTGTATTAAGTACGTCTTATCCTTTTATTGGAGATTCTACTAAGGAAGCGACTAGACATACTATTACTAATCCAGCCCGTTACACTACACTTGTAAAGAAAGGCTTATATCTCCCTTCAGATTATAAACCAACTGATCTCGTGACACCTGATAAGAAATATATTACTAAAAAGTGTGATCATCCAAAACTTAGAAAAGAAGCCTATAAAGCATTCCTTGCTATGCGTAAAGCAGGTGAACAGGAAGGCTATTATATCATGATTAATAGTGGTTATCGTTCTTATCGTGAACAGAATGAAATCTACAAAGAATATAAGCAGAAGTGGGGAGAGCTTTATGCAATCCAGCACGTTGCTTTACCTGGTGCAAGTGAACATCAGACAGGACTTGGTATTGATATGAGTTCTGAAAGTGTCAATGAAGGTAAGAGACTTGTATTTGGTGATACATCAGAATATAAATGGGCATGCAAGAATGCACATAAATATGGCTTTGTATTACGTTTTGCGGATGGTACTTCTAAGATTACAGGTATTACACAGGAACCTTGGCATTTCCGTTATGTAGGTAAAAAAGCGGCTAAGATCATGTACGAAAACAACTGGACATTAGAAGAATATTGTCTTTATACAGGAGACCTTCCTGCATTAAAATCATAA
- a CDS encoding C40 family peptidase, translated as MKRRHKIVSLLIAAAMVTPLALSNVNTVEAANKFAGQESKYYRLCSSKTLTRSNQNTCKEFNKYLKTKSASLKNEINSKQNNVDSAKLSISDAANKINTLNSQINEANQKIAYMNTAITNAENNLNQKKALLKDRIYSMQSQMNSNAYVDYLFNASSFSDFFSRAATLKDLTAYETDLMNEIKEEQKQLEVQKQTLVDTQTALNAQKSEAETLQKSLVAKLEAEQKALQDKQSDLSDNENSIGTIAQNLVELSKASDESKVNGVTHATPNTNSGSSSNSGSSNNSGSSNHGGSSNHGGGSQNTTPAPAPSANQSARGLAIANKALTRQGYMYVWGGCHSMSQISNPNWTKFDCSGLVNWAHYQAGVNIGSNTTKSLCGVGSYVDRGSMQAGDIILFSSNGSYSGVHHVGIYIGGNRMVHAPSSGKPVQVASLANSYWQRSFYQARRCY; from the coding sequence GTGAAAAGAAGACATAAAATTGTGTCATTGCTTATTGCCGCTGCGATGGTAACACCGCTTGCTTTATCCAATGTGAATACAGTTGAAGCAGCTAATAAGTTTGCTGGTCAGGAATCAAAGTATTATAGACTTTGTTCATCAAAGACCCTTACTCGTTCAAATCAGAATACTTGTAAAGAGTTTAATAAGTACTTAAAGACAAAAAGTGCAAGTTTAAAAAATGAAATCAACAGTAAACAGAATAATGTTGATAGTGCGAAGTTATCTATCTCAGATGCAGCAAATAAGATTAATACTTTAAATAGTCAGATCAATGAAGCCAATCAGAAGATTGCTTATATGAATACTGCAATCACAAATGCAGAAAACAATCTGAACCAGAAAAAGGCTTTATTAAAAGATAGAATCTATTCAATGCAGAGTCAGATGAATTCTAATGCATATGTAGATTATTTATTTAATGCCAGCTCATTCTCTGATTTCTTCTCAAGAGCTGCTACTCTTAAAGATTTAACGGCTTATGAAACAGATTTGATGAATGAAATCAAAGAAGAACAGAAGCAGCTAGAAGTACAGAAGCAGACACTTGTTGATACTCAGACTGCATTAAATGCACAAAAGAGTGAAGCTGAAACATTACAGAAATCATTAGTAGCTAAACTTGAAGCCGAACAGAAAGCTTTACAGGATAAGCAGAGTGATTTATCTGATAATGAAAATAGTATTGGGACAATTGCACAGAACTTAGTTGAATTAAGTAAAGCATCAGATGAATCTAAAGTAAATGGTGTCACTCATGCAACACCTAATACAAATAGTGGTTCTTCTAGCAATAGTGGATCATCAAATAACAGTGGTTCATCAAATCATGGTGGTTCTTCTAATCATGGAGGAGGCAGTCAGAATACAACACCTGCACCAGCTCCAAGTGCTAATCAGTCTGCAAGAGGGCTTGCAATTGCGAATAAGGCATTAACACGTCAGGGCTATATGTATGTGTGGGGTGGATGCCACTCTATGAGTCAGATTTCTAATCCTAACTGGACTAAGTTTGACTGTTCTGGTCTTGTAAACTGGGCTCATTATCAGGCTGGTGTAAATATTGGATCAAATACAACAAAGTCATTATGTGGTGTAGGATCATATGTAGATCGTGGTTCTATGCAGGCTGGTGATATTATCTTATTTAGTTCAAATGGTTCATATTCTGGTGTTCATCATGTAGGTATCTATATTGGTGGTAACCGTATGGTGCATGCGCCTTCATCTGGTAAACCAGTACAGGTTGCATCACTAGCAAATAGCTATTGGCAGAGAAGTTTCTACCAGGCAAGAAGATGTTATTAA
- a CDS encoding HD domain-containing protein has protein sequence MNRYFSIRDEVLHLLDEKSHGYYKREAIAHMFQVETLCVLLAKERGLDEELCAIIGLLHDVAVPIYSSSFQHATRSSELAKELLGPIFSDEEKNIIFTAITNHSRKECIDDAYSELIKDADCWSHYLEKTVLKHEESERLKLLKIV, from the coding sequence ATGAATCGCTATTTTAGTATACGCGATGAGGTATTGCATCTTTTAGATGAAAAGAGTCATGGCTATTATAAAAGAGAGGCAATAGCGCATATGTTCCAAGTAGAAACACTGTGTGTACTTCTTGCGAAAGAAAGAGGACTTGATGAAGAATTATGTGCGATTATTGGTCTTCTTCATGATGTGGCAGTGCCTATTTATTCTTCTAGTTTCCAGCATGCGACGCGTTCAAGTGAATTGGCGAAAGAACTTCTTGGTCCAATATTTAGTGATGAAGAAAAAAATATCATTTTCACTGCGATTACTAATCATTCACGTAAAGAATGCATAGATGATGCTTATAGTGAACTGATTAAAGATGCAGATTGTTGGAGTCATTATCTTGAAAAGACAGTTTTAAAACACGAAGAATCAGAAAGACTGAAACTTCTTAAGATTGTGTGA
- a CDS encoding RsmB/NOP family class I SAM-dependent RNA methyltransferase, which translates to MEQFDARMKSLLKDEYDDFKKALLEKPVKGLYLNRNKKNVERVLEEQYIEHHPIVENGYLYDENYHPGRSAYFLAGLYYIQEPSAMLVADALPIEPDDFVLDMCAAPGGKSCEIASRLTGEGVLIANDIEASRARILSENIERFGLDNTIVTNVDPMRFTKQFQEAFDKIVLDAPCSGEGMFRKLEQAVDTWSEDKVLECAHIQKNLLKGAYDMLKQGGMVIYSTCTYSYEENEAMVHYAVDELGFELLPLSKSHGLCPGVDLDEVVRCYPHHYRGEGHFIALLRKPGNSPRKVVRPMKPQVSQADLKVLKAFYQETLNKKVPAYIIENNGHLYAIKKNFPELKGIRVLRNGLYLGEVRKNRFIPSYSLALTLTKEDVKRSYDYSCDSEEIKKYIHGETLEGTGNKGFGVIFVDGYPLSFYKESNQVKNLFPKGLRR; encoded by the coding sequence ATGGAACAATTTGATGCCCGTATGAAGTCTTTATTAAAAGATGAATATGATGACTTTAAGAAGGCTTTATTAGAAAAGCCAGTTAAAGGTCTCTATTTAAATAGAAATAAGAAGAATGTAGAAAGGGTATTAGAAGAACAGTATATTGAACATCATCCTATTGTAGAGAATGGTTATCTCTATGATGAAAACTATCATCCAGGGAGAAGTGCTTATTTTCTTGCAGGACTCTATTATATCCAGGAACCAAGTGCGATGCTTGTAGCAGATGCATTACCTATTGAACCTGATGATTTTGTGTTAGATATGTGTGCGGCTCCAGGAGGTAAAAGCTGTGAGATTGCATCTCGATTAACAGGAGAAGGTGTATTAATTGCGAATGATATTGAAGCCTCTCGTGCACGCATTTTAAGTGAGAATATTGAACGTTTTGGATTAGACAATACAATTGTCACAAATGTTGATCCAATGCGCTTTACAAAGCAATTTCAGGAAGCGTTTGATAAGATCGTCCTAGATGCACCATGTAGTGGAGAAGGAATGTTTAGAAAGCTTGAACAGGCTGTAGATACTTGGAGTGAAGACAAGGTATTAGAATGTGCGCATATTCAAAAGAACTTGTTAAAAGGTGCCTATGATATGTTGAAACAGGGTGGTATGGTCATCTATTCTACATGTACTTATTCCTATGAAGAAAATGAAGCAATGGTTCATTATGCAGTCGATGAACTTGGCTTTGAATTACTTCCTCTTAGTAAATCTCATGGGTTATGTCCAGGCGTTGATCTAGATGAAGTAGTAAGATGTTATCCGCATCATTATCGTGGAGAAGGGCATTTTATAGCCTTACTAAGAAAGCCTGGAAACAGTCCAAGAAAAGTAGTTAGACCAATGAAACCTCAAGTGAGCCAAGCTGATTTAAAAGTATTAAAAGCCTTCTATCAGGAGACTCTCAATAAGAAGGTACCTGCTTATATCATAGAAAATAATGGTCATCTCTATGCAATCAAAAAGAACTTTCCAGAACTAAAGGGAATCAGAGTGTTACGTAACGGACTCTATTTAGGTGAAGTAAGAAAGAATAGATTTATTCCAAGTTATTCTCTTGCCTTAACTTTGACTAAAGAGGATGTAAAAAGAAGTTATGATTATTCATGTGATAGTGAAGAAATCAAGAAGTATATCCATGGTGAAACATTAGAAGGAACGGGAAATAAAGGATTTGGCGTCATCTTTGTCGATGGTTATCCACTTTCTTTCTACAAAGAAAGCAATCAGGTTAAAAATTTATTTCCTAAGGGACTCAGACGATGA
- a CDS encoding DNA-3-methyladenine glycosylase I, giving the protein MRCSWAKSKEAIKYHDNRWCKETHDEKMLFKMLVLEGMQAGLSWDTILKKEKAYNQAFDDFDYHKIAFYSKEKIESLYEAEGIIHNRLKINSIIINAKAFLSVQEEFGSFDHYIWSFVDFKVIDHRYVDEKEIPASDALSTKISQDMKKRGFKFVGPVIVYSYLQAIGIYNDHLLNCEWR; this is encoded by the coding sequence ATGAGATGTTCATGGGCTAAAAGTAAAGAAGCAATCAAATATCATGATAATCGATGGTGTAAAGAAACACACGATGAAAAAATGTTATTTAAGATGCTTGTTCTTGAAGGCATGCAGGCAGGATTATCCTGGGATACTATTTTAAAGAAAGAAAAAGCTTATAATCAGGCATTTGATGATTTTGATTATCATAAGATTGCCTTTTATTCTAAAGAAAAAATAGAATCTCTCTATGAAGCTGAAGGTATAATTCATAATCGTTTGAAAATCAATAGTATTATAATCAATGCGAAAGCTTTTTTAAGCGTACAGGAAGAGTTTGGCAGTTTTGATCATTATATCTGGTCTTTTGTAGATTTTAAGGTAATTGATCATCGTTATGTAGATGAAAAAGAGATACCTGCAAGTGATGCATTGTCTACTAAGATATCTCAAGATATGAAAAAGCGTGGCTTCAAGTTTGTTGGTCCTGTGATTGTCTATAGCTATTTACAGGCTATTGGCATTTATAATGATCATCTATTGAATTGTGAATGGAGGTAA
- a CDS encoding C-GCAxxG-C-C family protein, with protein MTRIDETIKRHDKGYNCAQAIACTYCDLVGMDEETMFKVAEGLGLGVGCMEGTCGAVTGACLLAGCKNSTGNLDKPNSKASTYKLSREIMQKFKEKNSTTTCKVLKGVETGKLLRTCPDCIRDAAAIVEEVLFSEE; from the coding sequence ATGACACGTATTGATGAAACTATTAAGAGACATGATAAAGGTTATAACTGTGCACAGGCTATTGCATGTACTTATTGTGATCTTGTAGGTATGGATGAAGAAACAATGTTTAAGGTGGCTGAAGGCTTAGGTCTAGGTGTAGGCTGCATGGAAGGGACTTGTGGTGCTGTTACTGGTGCATGTCTTCTTGCAGGATGTAAGAATAGTACAGGCAATCTAGATAAGCCAAATAGTAAAGCAAGTACTTATAAGTTATCTAGAGAAATCATGCAGAAATTTAAAGAAAAGAATTCTACAACTACATGTAAAGTATTAAAAGGTGTAGAAACAGGTAAGTTATTAAGAACTTGTCCTGACTGTATTAGAGATGCCGCTGCTATTGTAGAAGAAGTATTATTTAGTGAGGAATAG
- the aroF gene encoding 3-deoxy-7-phosphoheptulonate synthase: MIIVLKPKCDENDIKKVTDKIEGYGLEPHVSTGHETTIIGVIGDTTKVDPRDIEVSPSVEKVMRVEQPYKLANRAFHPEDTIVDVDGVKVGGGHMALIAGPCSVESEEQVIAIAKEVKAAGANMLRGGAFKPRTSPYAFQGLGSTGLDYLVAAKKETGLPIVSELMSADDIDEFNEKVDLVQIGARNMQNFTLLKEVGARVKKPILLKRGLSATYQEWIMSAEYIMASGNENVILCERGVRTFETYTRNTLDLQAIPVLRKMTHLPVIIDPSHAGGKWWLVEPMAKASVAAGCDGLLIEVHNDPEHALCDGAQSLKPKKYTKLIEELREIGKVVGKEI, from the coding sequence ATGATTATTGTATTAAAACCAAAATGTGATGAAAATGATATTAAGAAAGTAACTGACAAGATTGAAGGCTATGGTTTAGAACCACATGTTTCTACTGGTCATGAAACAACTATTATCGGTGTAATTGGTGATACGACTAAAGTAGATCCAAGAGATATTGAAGTTTCACCTTCTGTAGAAAAAGTAATGAGAGTTGAGCAGCCTTATAAATTAGCTAACCGTGCATTCCATCCAGAAGATACTATTGTGGATGTAGATGGTGTAAAAGTAGGTGGAGGCCATATGGCTCTTATTGCTGGTCCTTGTTCTGTAGAATCAGAAGAACAGGTTATTGCGATTGCCAAGGAAGTAAAAGCAGCTGGTGCTAATATGCTTAGAGGTGGTGCATTCAAGCCTAGAACATCTCCATATGCATTCCAAGGATTAGGTTCTACTGGTTTAGATTACTTAGTAGCTGCCAAGAAAGAAACAGGCTTACCAATCGTATCAGAACTTATGAGTGCTGATGATATTGATGAATTCAATGAAAAGGTAGACCTCGTTCAGATTGGTGCAAGAAATATGCAGAACTTCACTTTACTTAAGGAAGTGGGTGCAAGAGTCAAGAAGCCTATCCTATTAAAGAGAGGATTAAGTGCAACATATCAGGAATGGATCATGAGTGCAGAATATATCATGGCAAGTGGTAATGAGAATGTCATCCTATGTGAAAGAGGTGTAAGAACATTCGAAACATATACAAGAAACACTCTAGACTTACAGGCTATTCCAGTACTTAGAAAAATGACTCATCTTCCTGTAATCATTGACCCATCACATGCTGGTGGTAAATGGTGGTTAGTAGAACCAATGGCTAAGGCAAGTGTTGCAGCAGGATGTGATGGATTACTTATTGAAGTACATAATGATCCTGAACATGCATTATGTGATGGGGCTCAGTCATTAAAGCCTAAAAAATATACAAAACTTATTGAAGAATTACGAGAAATTGGTAAAGTAGTAGGTAAAGAAATATAA
- the argF gene encoding ornithine carbamoyltransferase: protein MDLHGRSFLTLKDYTKEEIYYLLDLAKKLKAKKKAGKIGHSLEGKNIALLFEKTSTRTRCAFEVGVLDEGGHATFLTQSQMGKKESIEDTAKVLGRMFDGIEFRGFKQENVEALAKFSGVPVWNGLTDVDHPTQTLADFLTIQEHLNKPLNEIKFVFTGDIRNNVCYGLMYGACKVGMHFVCLGPKSLEMDPEVVAYCQEECKKSGGSLTITDDTDAVDGADVIYTDIWVSMGEDESLYKPRVELLSPFKVTKELMSKTHNDNTLFMHCLPSYHDFETETARVKHEQGLDVREVDDEVFRSKNSVVFDEAENRLHTIKAVMVATLGKEE, encoded by the coding sequence ATGGATTTACACGGGAGAAGTTTTTTAACACTTAAGGATTATACTAAGGAAGAAATCTATTATCTTCTAGACTTGGCTAAAAAGCTAAAGGCTAAGAAGAAAGCAGGAAAGATTGGCCATTCACTTGAAGGTAAGAATATTGCCTTATTATTCGAAAAAACATCTACACGTACAAGATGTGCTTTTGAAGTAGGTGTTCTTGATGAAGGAGGACATGCTACTTTCTTGACTCAGTCACAGATGGGAAAGAAGGAGTCAATTGAAGATACAGCAAAAGTACTAGGTAGAATGTTTGATGGGATTGAATTTAGAGGATTTAAGCAGGAAAATGTTGAAGCATTGGCTAAGTTCTCTGGTGTACCTGTATGGAATGGTTTAACCGATGTTGACCACCCTACTCAGACACTCGCTGATTTTCTTACTATTCAGGAACATCTAAACAAACCTTTAAATGAGATCAAGTTTGTCTTTACTGGTGATATTAGAAATAATGTATGTTATGGATTAATGTATGGTGCATGTAAGGTGGGAATGCATTTTGTATGTTTAGGTCCTAAATCATTAGAAATGGATCCAGAAGTTGTAGCTTATTGTCAGGAAGAATGTAAAAAGTCTGGTGGAAGTTTGACTATTACTGATGATACAGATGCAGTAGATGGTGCAGATGTCATCTATACTGATATCTGGGTTTCAATGGGTGAAGATGAATCATTGTATAAGCCAAGAGTGGAATTATTAAGTCCATTTAAAGTAACCAAAGAATTAATGAGTAAGACACATAATGACAATACATTATTTATGCATTGCCTTCCATCTTACCATGATTTCGAAACAGAAACAGCAAGAGTAAAACATGAACAGGGATTAGATGTTCGTGAAGTGGATGATGAAGTATTCAGAAGCAAGAACTCTGTTGTATTTGATGAAGCAGAAAATAGACTTCATACAATTAAAGCTGTTATGGTTGCAACTTTAGGTAAAGAAGAGTAA